From a region of the Mucilaginibacter auburnensis genome:
- a CDS encoding TolC family protein, producing MRRIIRVIQLAVFCLFVLTANRTLAQTDTLRLSFKDAEKRFLENNFSLLAQKYNVDATKALVEQARLWDNPVLSTDQNITDNTHRYFNHSGNNGQIFVQMSQLIQTAGKRGKQIKVAEDAGRVQEAEFTDMLRNLRYNLQLDLAQAANLAGQNKIYQAEINAATELVNAVDKSYQSGNSSLKDLVRLKALLFTLQNQQIDNRRQLNDLQKELKTLLAVDPAVFIQPLIADAGPAQTLSPELLYEQAMASRGDHLANKYTLDQSNDELILQKALAKPDVTVGAAYDQNSSYARHYVGLQISLPIPLFNRNQGNIKSAQFAAKSQEMVVKNSELQLKADVYAAVQQYKLSQQLLNNTETDFYERYDNIFNAMLKSFQQRQIGLPEFIDFFDSYKETKIKILQLQLELQKSIADLNYAVGTNVVTIP from the coding sequence ATGAGACGAATAATTAGAGTAATACAACTGGCTGTGTTTTGCCTTTTTGTGCTTACCGCCAACCGTACTCTTGCTCAAACAGATACTTTAAGGTTAAGCTTTAAAGATGCTGAAAAAAGGTTTTTAGAAAACAACTTTAGTCTGCTGGCCCAAAAGTACAATGTTGATGCAACAAAGGCGCTGGTTGAGCAAGCCCGCCTGTGGGACAATCCTGTTTTAAGCACTGACCAAAACATCACCGACAACACCCACAGGTATTTTAACCATAGTGGTAATAACGGGCAGATTTTTGTGCAGATGAGCCAGCTGATACAAACAGCCGGTAAACGCGGCAAGCAAATAAAAGTTGCGGAAGATGCCGGCAGGGTACAGGAAGCAGAATTTACCGACATGCTGCGCAACCTGCGGTACAATTTACAATTGGACTTAGCCCAGGCAGCCAATTTAGCCGGGCAAAACAAGATCTATCAGGCAGAGATAAACGCTGCTACTGAGTTAGTTAACGCGGTAGATAAATCTTACCAATCGGGTAATTCGTCATTAAAAGACCTGGTTAGGTTAAAAGCGTTGCTGTTCACGCTTCAAAACCAGCAAATTGATAACAGGAGGCAGTTGAATGATCTGCAAAAGGAATTAAAAACCTTGCTGGCGGTTGATCCGGCGGTGTTTATTCAACCACTTATTGCAGATGCGGGTCCCGCGCAAACGCTTAGCCCCGAGTTGCTTTATGAGCAAGCCATGGCATCACGCGGTGACCACTTAGCCAACAAATACACGCTTGATCAAAGTAATGATGAGCTCATTCTACAAAAAGCTTTAGCGAAACCCGATGTAACCGTGGGCGCCGCTTATGACCAAAACAGCAGCTACGCCCGCCACTATGTAGGCTTGCAGATCAGCTTACCTATACCATTGTTCAACCGCAATCAAGGCAACATCAAGTCTGCACAGTTTGCAGCTAAAAGTCAGGAAATGGTAGTTAAAAACAGCGAGTTACAATTAAAGGCTGATGTTTACGCGGCTGTGCAGCAATACAAGCTTAGCCAGCAATTGCTGAACAATACCGAAACCGACTTTTATGAGCGTTACGATAACATTTTTAACGCTATGCTGAAAAGCTTCCAGCAAAGGCAAATTGGTTTGCCCGAGTTTATAGACTTTTTTGATTCGTACAAAGAAACCAAGATCAAAATATTACAACTGCAGCTTGAACTGCAAAAATCAATTGCCGACTTAAATTATGCTGTTGGCACTAACGTGGTGACTATCCCCTAA
- a CDS encoding sensor histidine kinase, producing MKIKTRLSIYFTLISCGALLLVLLAVYFSVFTYFRIDFNQRLADRVELAAKLYLEADEVGPQELDSVQRKYLERLPDEVVRIYNERNKAAFDASNGIYWTDAIIEQVRKNGSIEYEEGDRQVVGKHVVDNQGNFVILASAVDRSFHRRLTTIAYLTLIVFICFSGVLFFAGQWFAKKALSPIKSIIDQMHQIGSRNLHKRIDDVKNKDEIAELISNFNYLLERLENAFELQQSFVANASHELRTPLTSIMGEADVALEKKRTTEEYEQILRSISADAMRLREIISSLMELAQVDFNYTLTELAPVRVDELIWELDDIWAARKAPGMLKISFTELPEDENELVIPANKALLDIAINNIIDNAFKYSDGQPVLLNFRVTHNTISIAITDAGPGISEDEAKNIFKPFYRVKRTQSVQGSGVGLYIAGKIIALFKGTIKVESDGSSGSSFIISFPTSQLKF from the coding sequence ATGAAAATTAAAACCCGTTTATCTATCTACTTCACGCTGATAAGCTGCGGAGCTTTGCTGTTGGTTTTGCTGGCGGTATATTTTTCGGTTTTTACCTATTTCAGGATAGACTTTAACCAACGCCTGGCCGACCGCGTTGAACTGGCCGCCAAGCTTTACCTCGAAGCAGACGAGGTTGGCCCCCAGGAGCTTGATTCCGTACAGCGCAAATACCTTGAACGTTTGCCTGATGAAGTTGTGAGGATCTACAACGAGCGTAACAAAGCCGCATTTGATGCCAGCAACGGTATTTACTGGACAGACGCCATTATTGAGCAAGTTAGAAAAAACGGTAGTATAGAGTACGAGGAAGGAGACAGGCAGGTAGTAGGCAAACATGTTGTAGACAATCAGGGCAATTTTGTTATTCTGGCATCGGCGGTTGATCGTAGCTTTCACCGGCGGCTAACTACCATTGCTTACCTCACGTTGATCGTATTTATATGCTTCAGCGGCGTGCTGTTTTTTGCAGGGCAATGGTTTGCCAAAAAGGCGCTTTCACCCATTAAAAGCATTATAGACCAGATGCATCAAATAGGCTCGCGCAACTTGCACAAGCGTATTGATGATGTAAAGAATAAAGATGAGATAGCCGAGCTGATAAGTAATTTCAATTACCTGTTGGAGCGGCTGGAAAACGCGTTTGAGTTACAGCAAAGTTTTGTGGCCAATGCTTCGCATGAATTGCGGACGCCGCTAACTTCCATTATGGGCGAGGCAGATGTAGCGTTGGAGAAAAAGCGCACCACAGAGGAGTATGAACAGATATTGCGTTCCATTTCGGCAGATGCCATGCGGCTGCGCGAGATCATTTCCAGTTTGATGGAACTTGCCCAGGTTGACTTTAACTACACCTTAACAGAGCTTGCGCCTGTAAGAGTAGATGAATTGATATGGGAACTGGATGATATTTGGGCCGCCCGCAAAGCACCGGGCATGCTGAAGATCAGCTTTACCGAGCTGCCCGAAGATGAGAATGAACTGGTTATACCGGCAAACAAGGCGCTGTTAGACATTGCTATTAACAATATAATAGATAATGCCTTCAAATACTCAGACGGGCAACCTGTACTGCTTAATTTCCGGGTTACGCACAATACCATATCCATTGCCATTACCGATGCCGGCCCCGGCATAAGTGAGGATGAAGCTAAAAACATCTTCAAGCCTTTTTACAGAGTAAAACGAACGCAAAGCGTGCAAGGCAGTGGCGTAGGGCTTTATATAGCCGGAAAAATAATTGCCCTTTTTAAGGGGACTATCAAGGTGGAGTCTGACGGATCTTCAGGCAGTTCGTTCATTATTTCCTTTCCAACATCCCAACTAAAATTTTAA
- a CDS encoding response regulator transcription factor — MAHILLVEDEEKVASFITNGLGEHNHQVDVMNDGFAGLNAAISNKYDLIILDIMLPIINGIELCKQIREHKLRVPVLMLSALGSVDDKVNGLKAGADDYLLKPFHFSELLARIDALMRRQQVVQAADEHVLAFEDLKLNMWDKTAERAGKQIVLTAKEYALLDLFLRNPNKLLSREFITEKVWGLNFDTGTNMVDVYVNYLRNKVQKGFDRKLIHTVIGMGYILK; from the coding sequence ATGGCGCACATCTTACTGGTTGAAGACGAAGAAAAAGTAGCATCGTTCATAACAAACGGGCTTGGTGAACATAACCACCAGGTAGATGTAATGAACGATGGTTTTGCCGGATTGAACGCTGCCATCAGTAACAAGTATGATCTGATCATCCTGGACATAATGCTGCCCATTATAAACGGTATCGAGCTCTGCAAGCAGATAAGGGAGCACAAGCTGCGTGTTCCGGTGTTGATGCTGAGTGCTTTGGGCTCGGTTGATGATAAGGTGAACGGCCTCAAAGCCGGCGCCGACGATTACCTTTTAAAACCCTTCCATTTCAGTGAATTACTGGCGCGTATAGATGCCCTGATGCGCAGGCAGCAAGTGGTACAGGCCGCTGATGAGCATGTGCTGGCATTTGAAGATCTGAAACTCAACATGTGGGACAAAACCGCCGAGCGTGCCGGTAAACAAATAGTGCTCACCGCGAAAGAATACGCGCTGCTGGACCTGTTTTTACGGAACCCCAACAAGCTGCTGAGCAGGGAGTTTATAACCGAGAAGGTGTGGGGGCTCAACTTTGATACCGGCACCAACATGGTTGATGTTTACGTTAACTACCTGCGCAACAAAGTACAAAAAGGCTTTGACCGCAAACTGATACACACCGTAATAGGTATGGGCTATATACTAAAGTAG
- a CDS encoding FUSC family protein, producing MNGTHNKSPLHFRLPENVIDALRNVALIILPLLIGYRHAPELTSGMATGVLIVSLTDLPGNRQRKIKTAWQSILVAAVVSVCFNCSLVSPVATGLVLLIFSFLLALWNGFGAAAGAVGMSGVAMMIFMLGLRPVHPIQFSAYMIVGALLFHAVVLLQSYLRPFSSLRQELQGLLQLTADFLMARADCYDPDVPLDVAYQRTMKLHLMVTAKQDAVRQLLLTDRKAMQQAGEDVQQLIAIATITMQLYEHFIATPLDHGQLREVLSGSETLKHITTLIRRQAKTLHSMSALLPFGRSVRSSDEDQATEGSLRELAIQGTEEESLLINAVLQNVHTVKLLLATMSTPQATKANLPTDQLQRFLPDSKTFKETFIAQLHWRSPLLRFSLRLALMLFVAYCAVFAFTKDHYNYWFLLTIMVVSRPRVAVTWQRNLERVSGTVAGLVVAYVLLALIASPAALLTIVCVCMAAFFALNRSRYDKSVFAITICAVLFASVYSGGSSGVLYARLLYTLAGCALAMAGIFLFPVWVKAELDAFAKGAVMANAKLLNAVANGESEVNIRLARKEAHQQIAGLFEGLKHSQIEPGVQNLSGLKQILLLNYRLNSVILSFFLFDGAVIDKQLMYSAKMNLQRAISAFSDQNTAVAVEKDNQTAQTLLESLTRELLLVVQAYNFERYGKVV from the coding sequence ATGAATGGAACTCATAACAAAAGCCCGTTACATTTCCGGTTGCCCGAGAATGTAATTGATGCTTTACGAAACGTTGCTTTAATTATACTGCCGCTGTTAATAGGCTACAGGCATGCTCCTGAGCTTACCAGTGGTATGGCAACAGGTGTGCTTATTGTTAGCCTGACAGATCTCCCCGGTAACAGGCAACGCAAAATAAAAACGGCTTGGCAATCTATACTGGTTGCAGCGGTGGTTTCAGTGTGTTTTAACTGCAGTCTGGTTAGTCCGGTGGCAACAGGTTTAGTTTTATTGATTTTTAGTTTCCTGTTAGCGCTATGGAACGGCTTCGGTGCAGCTGCTGGCGCTGTAGGTATGAGCGGCGTTGCCATGATGATATTTATGCTGGGCCTGCGCCCGGTACATCCCATACAATTTAGCGCCTATATGATAGTTGGTGCATTATTGTTTCATGCAGTTGTGTTATTGCAAAGTTACCTGCGTCCGTTTAGCTCATTGAGGCAGGAGTTACAGGGACTCCTTCAACTCACCGCCGACTTTTTAATGGCGCGTGCAGATTGCTATGACCCAGATGTGCCATTGGATGTGGCTTACCAGCGAACGATGAAACTGCATCTGATGGTTACCGCGAAGCAGGATGCAGTACGACAGCTTTTACTGACCGACCGAAAAGCAATGCAACAGGCCGGTGAAGATGTACAGCAGTTAATAGCTATAGCTACCATAACCATGCAACTTTATGAGCATTTTATTGCAACGCCGCTTGATCACGGGCAACTGCGTGAAGTTTTAAGCGGGTCGGAGACGTTAAAACACATTACCACGCTCATTCGCCGGCAGGCTAAAACCTTGCACAGCATGTCTGCACTTTTGCCATTCGGCAGATCAGTAAGGAGTAGCGATGAAGATCAGGCTACAGAGGGCAGTTTAAGGGAGCTGGCCATCCAGGGTACGGAAGAGGAGTCGCTCCTTATTAATGCCGTTTTGCAAAATGTGCACACTGTTAAACTGTTGTTAGCAACCATGTCAACGCCGCAAGCTACAAAAGCCAACTTACCAACAGATCAGCTTCAGCGGTTTTTGCCGGATAGTAAAACATTTAAGGAAACATTTATTGCACAGCTGCACTGGCGTTCGCCATTGTTGCGGTTCTCGCTTCGTTTAGCGTTGATGTTGTTTGTAGCTTACTGTGCTGTTTTTGCTTTTACAAAAGATCATTATAATTATTGGTTCCTATTAACTATTATGGTGGTGTCAAGGCCCAGGGTGGCTGTTACCTGGCAACGTAACCTGGAGCGTGTAAGTGGGACAGTTGCAGGTTTGGTTGTTGCTTATGTGCTGCTGGCCCTAATTGCTTCACCTGCAGCATTGCTTACTATCGTCTGCGTTTGCATGGCGGCTTTTTTTGCATTGAACAGATCACGTTATGATAAAAGCGTATTTGCTATAACTATTTGCGCGGTGCTTTTCGCCAGTGTTTATTCTGGTGGGAGCAGCGGTGTGCTTTATGCGCGGTTGCTATACACCCTTGCTGGTTGCGCTTTAGCCATGGCGGGTATCTTTTTGTTCCCGGTATGGGTGAAGGCCGAGCTTGATGCCTTTGCTAAAGGCGCAGTAATGGCTAACGCTAAATTGTTAAATGCTGTTGCAAACGGCGAGAGCGAGGTGAATATCCGCCTGGCCAGAAAGGAAGCTCATCAGCAAATTGCCGGATTATTTGAAGGTTTAAAACACTCGCAAATTGAGCCGGGTGTTCAAAATTTATCCGGACTTAAACAGATCTTACTGCTCAATTACCGTTTAAACTCCGTTATTCTCTCCTTCTTTTTGTTTGATGGAGCTGTAATTGACAAGCAGCTAATGTATAGCGCCAAAATGAATCTGCAACGGGCAATAAGCGCGTTTTCAGACCAAAACACTGCCGTTGCAGTTGAAAAGGATAACCAAACTGCCCAAACATTGCTGGAAAGCCTAACGCGGGAGTTGCTATTGGTAGTGCAAGCTTACAATTTTGAAAGGTATGGTAAAGTTGTTTAA
- a CDS encoding L-rhamnose mutarotase — MKRYCLALDLKDDEALIAEYEYWHRAENGWPEVRQSIIDAHITAMEIYRTGNRLFMIMETTDDYSPDAKAAMDGTNSKVQEWEQLMWKFQQPLPWAKPGEKWVLMNKIFEL; from the coding sequence ATGAAACGTTACTGTTTAGCGCTCGATCTGAAAGATGATGAAGCTCTTATTGCTGAATATGAGTATTGGCACCGCGCCGAGAACGGCTGGCCCGAAGTACGACAAAGCATTATTGACGCGCACATTACCGCTATGGAAATTTACCGTACCGGCAACCGGCTGTTTATGATCATGGAAACAACTGATGATTACTCGCCGGACGCTAAAGCCGCTATGGATGGCACCAACTCAAAAGTACAGGAGTGGGAACAACTGATGTGGAAGTTTCAGCAGCCACTGCCTTGGGCTAAGCCCGGAGAGAAGTGGGTATTGATGAATAAGATATTTGAGTTATAA
- a CDS encoding RagB/SusD family nutrient uptake outer membrane protein encodes MKTIKIILPVVLVVMLSISCKKNVLDISPQDKLADEAVWSDPKLIEAYHNELYNSQVHGFNVSMGYSKYTDETFNSLACCGGDLFKLNTYNPDNIGSLGANITPTIDFWASSNGFLYNWNIAYQYMRKINVFLDKMATTTVNLPNKARMVAEAKFLRAFLYFNLIERFGGVPIVDKVYQLGDQANFKRNTFEECVTFIAKDIMEAMPDLPAKYASTDANYGRATGDACKALLSRTYLYAASPLFSPSKDVQKWQKAADAAEALLNSGYDLYPDYQKLFEMKQGDVQNEVIYSRGFSATNGHNAPMDHLNRRFQANGGWWGSSGPTANLVDSYDMTNGEQPYLPDGTINPLSGYNPQNPWANRDPRLEASVIHDGSVFNPGATPNAPTAFEMWVSEDGSTFGYDSYKKTGDNPRTNTVLKKFMPSTGPINGSTPQVQQWPFFRIAEIYLNYAEAKFELGDEATARTYVNKVRHRAGVNLPDLPATLTGEALRQRIYNERRVELVFEMHRFFDVRRWGIATTTENAKIYGFDIIKNVTTGVKTYSNSVAGQNRYLPGLQKSAANCKRRVKA; translated from the coding sequence ATGAAAACAATTAAAATAATACTGCCTGTAGTGTTAGTTGTAATGTTGAGTATATCCTGTAAGAAGAATGTACTGGACATATCACCACAGGATAAACTTGCCGACGAAGCTGTTTGGAGTGATCCAAAACTCATAGAAGCATATCATAACGAGCTTTACAACTCCCAGGTACACGGTTTTAACGTGAGTATGGGCTATTCTAAGTATACCGATGAAACTTTTAACAGCCTTGCCTGCTGCGGGGGTGACCTGTTTAAACTCAATACCTACAATCCCGATAATATTGGTTCGTTAGGCGCCAACATTACACCTACAATTGATTTTTGGGCAAGTTCAAACGGTTTTCTCTACAACTGGAACATAGCTTATCAATATATGCGTAAGATCAATGTGTTCCTTGACAAAATGGCTACCACTACCGTTAATCTGCCCAACAAGGCCAGGATGGTGGCTGAAGCAAAGTTTTTGAGAGCATTTCTTTACTTTAATTTAATTGAAAGATTTGGCGGCGTTCCAATTGTAGACAAGGTATATCAACTTGGCGATCAGGCAAATTTTAAAAGAAACACTTTTGAGGAATGCGTTACGTTTATTGCTAAAGATATAATGGAAGCAATGCCTGACCTTCCTGCTAAATATGCCTCAACAGATGCCAATTACGGAAGAGCTACCGGCGATGCTTGCAAAGCGCTATTATCCCGTACCTATCTGTATGCTGCTTCTCCGTTATTTAGCCCCAGTAAAGATGTTCAAAAATGGCAAAAGGCCGCTGACGCTGCCGAGGCGTTGTTAAACAGTGGATATGATCTGTATCCGGATTACCAGAAGCTTTTTGAAATGAAACAGGGCGATGTTCAAAATGAGGTGATCTATTCGAGAGGATTTTCGGCTACCAACGGCCATAATGCGCCAATGGACCACTTAAATCGTCGTTTTCAGGCCAATGGCGGCTGGTGGGGCAGCAGTGGTCCTACTGCCAACCTCGTTGATTCTTACGATATGACGAATGGAGAACAACCCTATCTGCCTGATGGAACTATAAATCCGTTGTCAGGGTACAATCCGCAAAATCCATGGGCTAACCGTGACCCTCGCCTTGAGGCAAGTGTAATTCATGACGGTTCGGTATTTAATCCTGGTGCAACCCCTAACGCGCCTACGGCGTTTGAAATGTGGGTCTCTGAAGATGGTTCTACATTTGGTTATGATTCCTATAAAAAGACCGGCGATAACCCGCGTACAAACACAGTGTTAAAGAAGTTTATGCCGTCTACAGGCCCCATCAACGGATCAACTCCGCAGGTGCAGCAATGGCCGTTTTTCAGGATCGCAGAAATTTATCTGAACTATGCGGAAGCAAAATTTGAATTAGGAGACGAAGCTACAGCCAGAACGTATGTAAATAAAGTTAGGCACCGTGCAGGTGTTAACCTTCCGGACCTGCCTGCCACGCTAACCGGAGAAGCGTTAAGACAACGTATTTATAATGAGCGTAGAGTTGAATTGGTGTTTGAGATGCACCGTTTCTTTGACGTGAGGCGTTGGGGAATTGCCACAACCACCGAGAATGCCAAAATTTACGGGTTTGATATTATCAAAAACGTAACCACCGGAGTAAAAACGTATTCAAATAGTGTTGCTGGACAAAACCGGTACCTTCCAGGCCTACAAAAGTCTGCTGCCAATTGCAAGAGACGAGTTAAGGCGTAA
- a CDS encoding SusC/RagA family TonB-linked outer membrane protein — translation MMDAALFSEVVNETYSYLGRGPFAYKSAADIQKYRDGSDPILFPNTNWPQVSLNKNTPQQRINFQASGGSEKVRYMLSFGYANQGSNYRNQPYSYKQYNSRIRIDADLSQYLTVGANVAGVFKERSEAVGTDFVTILQANPTLPAIYPNGLLAGGRFDSSPLLADRRGYNKWNDDPITTTFTASFKVPHVDGLVLDATYNYDFRNQFQKTFNQPYYWHVYNTQTKQYDRINSTDVISLTDRYDKWVTTLTNFRISYKTIIAKDHNISAMVGTEQQRTSNTFASAFRRNFLSPALPQISLGGTRPEDLGNSGNASAGAYNSFFGRFNYNYQSKYLLEAAFRTDGSTIFPVNNRYGFFPTVSAGWRISQEDFMKSVEFVRDLKLRASYGELGNDQVNPFQFLQNFDFGNNYVFGGATVPGIYSSTLPNPNITWEVSKKLDFGLSASLFNRLLDVDFTVFSQKRSNILRRPNLSVSGVFGFPNIPDQNIGKVNTNGFELDLTHRNKVGELTYSINANVAYAKSKIVFMDEVPPAQPYQRNTGMPLGSGLYYKSDGIFNTQKELDEYPHVVGAKPGDIKVLDLNNDGKIDGNDRYMTNQSPTPLYVFGLNTNFQYKGFDLTLFFQGQAKAFTYDGTVDEFGLEDLDNGTTYRANNRWTPTNQEGATMPRANNLSPGGATDFFLYDATFVRLKNAEIGYTFSGSFTKKLGITGLRAFVNGTNLLTWSKEISWRDPEMPGSFTSYPPLKILSFGLNLQF, via the coding sequence ATGATGGATGCGGCACTGTTCTCAGAAGTTGTTAATGAAACCTACTCTTATCTTGGCAGAGGGCCGTTTGCATACAAATCGGCTGCTGATATTCAAAAGTATCGCGACGGCTCTGATCCTATTCTGTTCCCTAACACCAATTGGCCGCAGGTTTCTTTAAATAAGAATACACCTCAGCAAAGAATAAATTTTCAGGCCAGCGGAGGCTCGGAAAAAGTAAGGTATATGTTATCATTTGGCTACGCCAACCAGGGCAGCAATTACAGAAACCAGCCTTACAGTTACAAGCAATATAACTCAAGGATAAGGATTGATGCAGACTTATCTCAGTACTTAACCGTAGGCGCTAACGTAGCGGGCGTATTTAAAGAGCGTTCAGAAGCTGTAGGTACCGACTTTGTAACTATACTACAAGCCAATCCTACGTTGCCTGCTATATATCCAAACGGTTTGCTTGCCGGAGGACGGTTTGATAGTAGTCCGTTGCTTGCAGATCGCAGAGGCTATAACAAATGGAATGATGACCCTATAACTACCACTTTTACTGCAAGCTTTAAAGTTCCGCATGTTGATGGCCTTGTGTTAGACGCAACTTACAATTACGATTTTAGGAACCAGTTCCAAAAAACGTTTAATCAACCCTACTACTGGCACGTTTATAACACGCAAACAAAACAATATGATCGTATAAACTCTACCGACGTTATATCTCTTACAGACAGGTATGATAAATGGGTAACCACGCTTACTAACTTCAGGATATCCTACAAAACTATAATTGCCAAGGATCATAATATTTCTGCAATGGTAGGTACAGAGCAGCAGCGAACTTCAAACACGTTTGCATCGGCTTTCCGCAGAAACTTCCTTAGCCCGGCACTTCCCCAAATAAGTTTAGGGGGTACCAGACCTGAAGATTTGGGTAATAGCGGTAACGCTTCAGCGGGTGCATATAACAGTTTTTTTGGCCGGTTCAACTATAACTATCAATCAAAATACTTGTTAGAAGCCGCCTTCCGTACTGATGGCTCTACCATATTTCCTGTTAATAACAGATACGGATTCTTCCCAACCGTATCAGCAGGATGGAGAATATCGCAAGAGGATTTCATGAAAAGCGTGGAGTTTGTCAGAGATCTGAAATTGAGGGCATCGTATGGTGAGTTGGGTAATGACCAGGTTAATCCGTTTCAATTTCTACAAAACTTTGATTTTGGAAATAACTATGTTTTTGGCGGCGCTACTGTACCGGGTATTTACTCCAGTACGCTTCCTAACCCTAATATTACCTGGGAGGTGAGTAAAAAGCTGGACTTTGGCTTGAGTGCCAGTTTGTTCAACAGATTGCTTGACGTAGACTTTACAGTATTCAGCCAAAAAAGATCAAATATCCTCCGCAGGCCAAATCTTTCGGTTAGCGGGGTGTTTGGCTTCCCTAATATACCCGACCAAAATATAGGAAAAGTTAACACTAACGGCTTTGAACTGGACCTTACGCATCGTAACAAGGTTGGAGAACTTACTTATTCAATTAATGCAAACGTAGCTTACGCGAAAAGTAAAATTGTATTTATGGACGAGGTGCCACCGGCGCAACCTTATCAAAGAAATACAGGTATGCCGCTTGGTTCAGGCCTGTACTACAAATCTGACGGAATATTTAACACCCAGAAAGAGTTGGATGAGTATCCGCACGTAGTTGGAGCCAAGCCAGGCGATATTAAGGTACTTGACTTAAACAACGATGGTAAAATAGATGGGAATGACCGCTACATGACTAATCAATCGCCAACACCTTTGTATGTGTTCGGATTGAATACCAATTTTCAATACAAAGGGTTTGACTTAACCTTGTTTTTCCAGGGTCAGGCTAAAGCATTTACGTACGATGGAACTGTGGATGAGTTTGGTTTAGAGGATCTTGATAATGGAACTACTTATCGCGCCAATAACCGCTGGACCCCTACCAATCAGGAAGGCGCAACAATGCCTCGGGCAAATAATTTGTCTCCGGGCGGCGCTACAGACTTTTTCCTGTATGACGCGACATTTGTGAGACTAAAAAATGCTGAAATAGGCTATACGTTTAGCGGTAGCTTTACCAAGAAGCTGGGAATTACCGGTCTGCGGGCATTTGTCAATGGAACAAATTTGCTAACCTGGTCTAAAGAAATTTCATGGAGAGACCCCGAAATGCCCGGAAGTTTTACAAGCTATCCGCCATTGAAAATATTAAGTTTTGGTCTTAACCTACAATTTTAA
- a CDS encoding TonB-dependent receptor plug domain-containing protein has protein sequence MTLNSKVVLRAWTVLSKKSLVPISFSCVALAILPGANARASINETITTAKLFQQQSSTVTGTVTDETNQPMPGVAVTIKGTTTGVVTDANGKYSIQAAQGATLVFSVIGYQNQEFATGNGTTINVKLQPVQTQLSEVVVVGYGTQKRETLTGSVAKIDGEQLTKNQAVNVATGLAGRLPGLVVNQRNGVPGSEDLNIVIRGASTFGNNNPLVVVDGVPRGTGGLSSLNPQDIESITVLKDGSAAIYGARAGNGVILVTTKPGSRGKTSYNLSYVLV, from the coding sequence ATGACTTTAAATTCGAAGGTCGTTCTTCGGGCATGGACGGTATTGTCTAAAAAATCGCTTGTTCCGATATCGTTTTCGTGCGTAGCTTTGGCTATTTTGCCGGGCGCCAACGCGAGGGCATCAATTAATGAAACCATTACAACGGCAAAATTATTTCAACAGCAAAGCTCAACCGTAACAGGTACAGTTACAGACGAGACTAATCAACCTATGCCCGGTGTGGCCGTTACCATAAAAGGAACTACAACAGGTGTGGTTACTGATGCTAACGGTAAATATTCCATTCAGGCTGCGCAAGGAGCTACCCTCGTTTTTTCGGTAATAGGTTACCAAAATCAGGAATTTGCAACCGGTAACGGTACCACAATAAACGTAAAACTTCAGCCGGTGCAAACACAACTCAGCGAGGTGGTTGTGGTTGGTTATGGTACGCAAAAGCGTGAAACGCTCACAGGTTCGGTTGCCAAAATAGATGGTGAACAACTTACCAAAAATCAGGCTGTAAACGTAGCAACCGGTCTGGCAGGCAGACTTCCCGGCCTGGTGGTTAATCAACGTAACGGTGTACCGGGATCAGAAGATCTTAACATCGTAATTCGGGGTGCAAGTACCTTTGGTAATAATAACCCACTTGTTGTGGTTGACGGAGTGCCCCGCGGTACCGGCGGTCTTTCAAGCTTAAACCCTCAGGATATTGAGAGTATAACAGTATTGAAAGATGGTTCGGCAGCTATATATGGTGCCAGAGCGGGTAATGGTGTAATATTAGTTACCACTAAGCCCGGGTCAAGAGGCAAAACGTCTTACAATTTATCCTATGTATTGGTATAA